A single window of Dermochelys coriacea isolate rDerCor1 chromosome 14, rDerCor1.pri.v4, whole genome shotgun sequence DNA harbors:
- the SH3BP5L gene encoding SH3 domain-binding protein 5-like isoform X2: protein MENSDQRLVLGMNVGDGRQTPPGELRTPTQEGEELRAPIPEDVCSGDETKMPSREQEDVEEELDPRIQEELEHLNQANEEINRVELQLDAQQETQKAALRYERAVSMHNAAREMVFVAEQGVMADKNRLDPTWQEMLNHATCKVNEAEEERLHSEREHQRVTRLCQQAEAKVQSLQKSLKRVIVKSKPYFELKAQFNQILEEHKAKVTGLEQQVSQAKMRYSVALRNLEQISEQIHARRLQRLIQRRASPVGAEAGAGLGAECPPTDTLSMLSLQTIASDLQKFDSVEHLLGLSDATSLNNDELEEQEQRRGGQSQFKHHRSVSL, encoded by the exons atggagAACTCAGACCAGCGGCTGGTTCTAGGTATGAACGTGGGGGATGGGCGCCAGACGCCTCCTGGGGAGCTGCGGACACCCACGCAGGAGGGTGAGGAGCTCAGGGCTCCTATCCCTGAGGATGTCTGCAGTGGTGACGAAACCAAGATGCCGTCAAGGGAACAGGAAGACGTGGAGGAAGAGTTGGATCCCAGGATACAG gaggagctggagcaTCTCAACCAGGCCAACGAGGAGATCAACCGGGTGGAACTGCAGCTGGAT GCCCAGCAGGAGACACAGAAGGCAGCGCTGCGGTACGAACGGGCAGTCAGCATGCACAATGCTGCCCGCGAGATGGtctttgtggcagagcagggcgtCATGGCCGACAAGAACCGTCTCGACCCTACCTGGCAGGAGATGCTCAACCATGCCACCTGCAAG GTGAATGAGGCGGAGGAGGAGCGGCTGCACAGCGAGCGGGAGCACCAGCGTGTCACCCGGCTCTGCCAGCAGGCCGAAGCCAAGGTGCAGAGCCTGCAGAAATCCCTCAAGCGCGTCATCGTAAAGAGCAAACCCTACTTCGAGCTAAAGGCCCAGTTCAACCAGATCCTCGAG GAGCACAAGGCCAAGGTgacggggctggagcagcaggtcTCCCAAGCCAAAATGCGCTACTCGGTGGCGCTTCGTAACCTGGAGCAGATCAGCGAGCAGATCCACGCCCGGAGGCTGCAGCGCCTCATCCAACGCCGGGCCTCACCGGTAGGGGCGGAGGCGGGGGCCGGGCTGGGCGCTGAGTGCCCCCCCACGGACACGCTCTCCATGCTCAGCCTGCAGACCATCGCCTCCGACCTGCAGAAATTCGACTCGGTGGAGCATCTGCTGGGGCTGTCGGACGCCACCAGTCTCAACAACGAtgagctggaggagcaggagcagcgcCGGGGCGGACAGAGCCAGTTCAAGCACCACCGCAGCGTCAGCCTCTAA
- the SH3BP5L gene encoding SH3 domain-binding protein 5-like isoform X1, whose product MENSDQRLVLGMNVGDGRQTPPGELRTPTQEGEELRAPIPEDVCSGDETKMPSREQEDVEEELDPRIQEELEHLNQANEEINRVELQLDEARTTYRRILSESARKLNTQGSQLGNCIEKARPYYEARRLAKEAQQETQKAALRYERAVSMHNAAREMVFVAEQGVMADKNRLDPTWQEMLNHATCKVNEAEEERLHSEREHQRVTRLCQQAEAKVQSLQKSLKRVIVKSKPYFELKAQFNQILEEHKAKVTGLEQQVSQAKMRYSVALRNLEQISEQIHARRLQRLIQRRASPVGAEAGAGLGAECPPTDTLSMLSLQTIASDLQKFDSVEHLLGLSDATSLNNDELEEQEQRRGGQSQFKHHRSVSL is encoded by the exons atggagAACTCAGACCAGCGGCTGGTTCTAGGTATGAACGTGGGGGATGGGCGCCAGACGCCTCCTGGGGAGCTGCGGACACCCACGCAGGAGGGTGAGGAGCTCAGGGCTCCTATCCCTGAGGATGTCTGCAGTGGTGACGAAACCAAGATGCCGTCAAGGGAACAGGAAGACGTGGAGGAAGAGTTGGATCCCAGGATACAG gaggagctggagcaTCTCAACCAGGCCAACGAGGAGATCAACCGGGTGGAACTGCAGCTGGAT GAAGCCAGGACTACATACCGCAGGATCCTCTCTGAATCCGCCAGGAAGCTCAACACCCAGGGCTCCCAACTGGGGAACTGCATTGAGAAAGCGCGTCCATACTACGAGGCCCGTCGCCTGGCCAAGGAG GCCCAGCAGGAGACACAGAAGGCAGCGCTGCGGTACGAACGGGCAGTCAGCATGCACAATGCTGCCCGCGAGATGGtctttgtggcagagcagggcgtCATGGCCGACAAGAACCGTCTCGACCCTACCTGGCAGGAGATGCTCAACCATGCCACCTGCAAG GTGAATGAGGCGGAGGAGGAGCGGCTGCACAGCGAGCGGGAGCACCAGCGTGTCACCCGGCTCTGCCAGCAGGCCGAAGCCAAGGTGCAGAGCCTGCAGAAATCCCTCAAGCGCGTCATCGTAAAGAGCAAACCCTACTTCGAGCTAAAGGCCCAGTTCAACCAGATCCTCGAG GAGCACAAGGCCAAGGTgacggggctggagcagcaggtcTCCCAAGCCAAAATGCGCTACTCGGTGGCGCTTCGTAACCTGGAGCAGATCAGCGAGCAGATCCACGCCCGGAGGCTGCAGCGCCTCATCCAACGCCGGGCCTCACCGGTAGGGGCGGAGGCGGGGGCCGGGCTGGGCGCTGAGTGCCCCCCCACGGACACGCTCTCCATGCTCAGCCTGCAGACCATCGCCTCCGACCTGCAGAAATTCGACTCGGTGGAGCATCTGCTGGGGCTGTCGGACGCCACCAGTCTCAACAACGAtgagctggaggagcaggagcagcgcCGGGGCGGACAGAGCCAGTTCAAGCACCACCGCAGCGTCAGCCTCTAA